From the bacterium genome, one window contains:
- a CDS encoding D-lyxose/D-mannose family sugar isomerase, translating to MMITKEQLEHYRTRAKAYLDRAGIVLTAKEAAEIEVADFNLGRTEEIGLELVVYVNTERCCAKELVLLPWQICPEHRHPAV from the coding sequence ATGATGATAACCAAAGAGCAACTGGAGCACTATCGGACACGGGCAAAGGCCTATCTGGACCGCGCGGGCATTGTGTTGACCGCCAAAGAGGCCGCCGAAATCGAGGTGGCGGATTTCAATCTCGGCCGTACCGAAGAGATCGGCCTGGAGCTGGTGGTGTATGTCAACACCGAACGGTGCTGCGCCAAGGAACTGGTGCTGCTCCCATGGCAAATCTGTCCTGAACATCGTCATCCGGCAGT